A window of the Lactuca sativa cultivar Salinas chromosome 5, Lsat_Salinas_v11, whole genome shotgun sequence genome harbors these coding sequences:
- the LOC128126120 gene encoding mannan endo-1,4-beta-mannosidase 4-like, whose amino-acid sequence MPGKGNAVLKGDCKGKCHPSTINDSFVETRTHHFLVNGKPLYFNGFNAYWLMCMASDPSTRVKVTDAFQESSKIGMNLVRTWAFSDGGNKPLQTSPGFYDEDMFKGLDFVISEAKKYGIHLILSLVNNWDDFGGKKQYVQWARDHGGQYLNSDDDFFTNVVVKGYYKNHLKTILTRRNSITGVDYKDDSTIFAWELMNEPRCQSDLSGKFLQEWIVEMAAEIKSIDKNHLLEIGLEGFYGESMPEKKQNNPGYEVGTDFITNNGVNNVDFATIHLYPDQWVPGASDEARAKFVEKWINAHIEDCDSILRKPLLIAEFGKSSWSSGYTVEARDEYFGGIFNTAYESARNRGSCSGTTFWQVMAEGMDNWGDGYQVVLDQNPSTAAIIAKQSQRISSLNSSTNLEFSPVAVEK is encoded by the exons ATGCCAGGAAAAGGAAATGCAGTTCTAAAAGGAGATTGCAAGGGTAAATGCCACCCGTCAACCATTAACGATAGTTTTGTGGAGACAAGGACACATCATTTCTTGGTTAATGGAAAGCCGTTGTATTTTAATGGCTTTAACGCCTACTGGTTAATGTGTATGGCTTCTGATCCATCTACAAGGGTGAAGGTCACAGATGCATTTCAAGAATCTTCCAAGATAGGAATGAACCTGGTTAGGACTTGGGCTTTTAGTGATGGTGGCAACAAACCCCTGCAAACCTCTCCCGGTTTTTACGATGAGGACATGTTTAAG GGATTGGATTTTGTGATATCAGAAGCGAAAAAGTATGGGATTCACTTGATTCTCAGCTTGGTTAATAACTGGGATGATTTTGGAGGTAAAAAACAATATGTTCAGTGGGCAAGGGATCATGGAGGACAATACTTGAATAGTGATGATGATTTCTTTACTAACGTTGTAGTTAAAGGATATTATAAGaatcatttgaag ACCATTCTTACGAGACGCAACTCAATCACCGGGGTTGACTACAAGGATGATTCCACCATCTTTGCATGGGAGCTAATGAACGAACCCCGCTGCCAGTCTGATCTATCAGGGAAATTTCTACAG GAATGGATAGTAGAAATGGCAGCTGAAATAAAGTCCATTGATAAGAACCATCTTCTCGAAATCGGACTTGAAGGGTTTTATGGGGAATCAATGCCTGAAAAGAAGCAAAACAATCCGGGCTATGAAGTAGGGACCGACTTCATTACAAACAACGGCGTCAACAATGTGGATTTTGCTACAATCCATCTGTATCCCGACCAATG GGTTCCGGGAGCTAGCGATGAAGCTCGAGCTAAATTTGTTGAAAAATGGATTAATGCACATATTGAGGATTGTGATTCCATCTTGAGAAAACCTTTACTGATTGCAGAATTTGGCAAGTCCTCTTGGTCTTCAGGTTACACCGTAGAAGCAAGGGATGAGTACTTTGGTGGGATATTCAACACGGCCTATGAAAGTGCAAGAAACCGGGGGTCGTGTTCAGGTACAACTTTTTGGCAAGTCATGGCGGAAGGAATGGATAACTGGGgtgatgggtaccaagttgtcttGGACCAAAACCCCTCCACTGCTGCAATAATTGCCAAGCAGTCTCAAAGAATTTCATCACTCAACTCTTCAACCAACCTAGAGTTCTCTCCCGTTGCTGTTGAAAAATAA
- the LOC128126121 gene encoding mannan endo-1,4-beta-mannosidase 4-like, producing the protein MPGKGNAVLKGDCKGKCHPSTINDSFVETRTHHFMVNGKPLYFNGFNAYWLMCMASDPSTRVKVTDAFQESSKIGMNLVRTWAFSDGGNKPLQTSPGFYNEDMFKGLDFVISEAKKYGIHLILSLVNNWDDFGGKKQYVQWARDHGGQYLNSDDDFFTNVVVKGYYKNHLKTILTRRNSITGVDYKDDSTIFAWELMNEPRCQSDLSGKFLQEWIVEMAAEIKSIDKNHLLEIGLEGFYGESMPEKKQNNPGYEVGTDFITNNGVNNVDFATIHLYPDQWVPGASDEARAKFVEKWINAHIEDCDSILRKPLLIAEFGKSSWSSGYTVEARDEYFGGIFNTAYESARNRGSCSGTTFWQVMAEGMDNWGDGYQVVLDQNPSTAAIIAKQSQRISSLNSSTNLEFSPVAVEK; encoded by the exons ATGCCAGGAAAAGGAAATGCAGTTCTAAAAGGAGATTGCAAGGGTAAATGCCACCCGTCAACCATTAACGATAGTTTTGTGGAGACAAGGACACATCATTTCATGGTTAATGGAAAGCCGTTGTATTTTAATGGCTTTAACGCCTACTGGTTAATGTGTATGGCTTCTGATCCATCTACAAGGGTGAAGGTCACAGATGCATTTCAAGAATCTTCCAAGATAGGAATGAACCTGGTTAGGACTTGGGCTTTTAGTGATGGTGGCAACAAACCCCTGCAAACCTCTCCCGGTTTTTACAATGAGGACATGTTTAAG GGATTGGATTTTGTGATATCAGAAGCGAAAAAGTATGGGATTCACTTGATTCTCAGCTTGGTTAATAACTGGGATGATTTTGGAGGTAAAAAACAATATGTTCAGTGGGCAAGGGATCATGGAGGACAATACTTGAATAGTGATGATGATTTCTTTACTAACGTTGTAGTTAAAGGATATTATAAGaatcatttgaag ACCATTCTTACGAGACGCAACTCAATCACCGGGGTTGACTACAAGGATGATTCCACCATCTTTGCATGGGAGCTAATGAACGAACCCCGCTGCCAGTCTGATCTATCAGGGAAATTTCTACAG GAATGGATAGTAGAAATGGCAGCTGAAATAAAGTCCATTGATAAGAACCATCTTCTCGAAATCGGACTTGAAGGGTTTTATGGGGAATCAATGCCTGAAAAGAAGCAAAACAATCCGGGCTATGAAGTAGGGACCGACTTCATTACAAACAACGGCGTCAACAATGTGGATTTTGCTACAATCCATCTGTATCCCGACCAATG GGTTCCGGGAGCTAGCGATGAAGCTCGAGCTAAATTTGTTGAAAAATGGATTAATGCACATATTGAGGATTGTGATTCCATCTTGAGAAAACCTTTACTGATTGCAGAATTTGGCAAGTCCTCTTGGTCTTCAGGTTACACCGTAGAAGCAAGGGATGAGTACTTTGGTGGGATATTCAACACGGCCTATGAAAGTGCAAGAAACCGGGGGTCGTGTTCAGGTACAACTTTTTGGCAAGTCATGGCGGAAGGAATGGATAACTGGGgtgatgggtaccaagttgtcttGGACCAAAACCCCTCCACTGCTGCAATAATTGCCAAGCAGTCTCAAAGAATTTCATCACTCAACTCTTCAACCAACCTAGAGTTCTCTCCCGTTGCTGTTGAAAAATAA